The proteins below are encoded in one region of Fibrella aestuarina BUZ 2:
- a CDS encoding NAD(P)/FAD-dependent oxidoreductase, protein MMADVPHNRPAADVLIVGQGVAGSVLALTLLQRGLRVRVVSSASVPSASGVAAGIVNPLTGRKLVKTWLADQLFPYLHHFYSAADQQLSGGRSGTSFFTPLDVYRPYRDAAEQTAYERAVADPALARYVTIQPDNAQYGAVVSNPFGGLQVTGAGWVDLPRFITAVRDWLGAQGLFQHADVSANDLQIRPDGVTYNGQAFRYVIFCEGPHGAANSFFDWLPYSLVKGEVLTAEVDTYPVTNIINQGVFVLPLSAESGRYRLRIGATYAWDNLDWQTTEAGRSFLETKARQLLTIPFRVVDQQAGIRPSTKDRRPFVGWHPTYPAVGIFGGMGTKGVSLAPYLAHNLANHLTVGEEIEPAVQITRFQAL, encoded by the coding sequence ATGATGGCCGACGTCCCGCACAATCGCCCGGCGGCCGACGTGCTGATCGTTGGGCAGGGTGTCGCCGGGTCGGTACTGGCCCTGACGCTATTGCAACGGGGGCTTCGGGTGCGGGTGGTTTCGTCGGCCTCGGTGCCGTCGGCCTCGGGCGTGGCGGCGGGCATTGTGAACCCGCTTACGGGCCGGAAGCTGGTTAAAACCTGGCTGGCCGACCAACTTTTTCCGTACTTACACCACTTCTATTCGGCTGCTGACCAACAGTTGTCGGGCGGGCGTTCAGGTACGTCGTTTTTCACGCCGCTGGACGTGTACCGGCCCTACCGCGACGCCGCCGAGCAAACCGCTTACGAACGGGCCGTGGCCGACCCCGCCCTGGCCCGCTACGTGACCATCCAACCCGATAATGCCCAGTACGGCGCGGTCGTCAGCAACCCGTTTGGCGGCTTGCAGGTGACCGGAGCGGGCTGGGTCGATCTGCCCCGCTTCATCACCGCTGTGCGCGACTGGCTTGGGGCGCAGGGGCTTTTTCAGCACGCCGATGTGTCGGCCAACGACCTACAGATTCGGCCCGACGGCGTTACGTACAACGGGCAGGCATTCAGGTACGTTATCTTTTGCGAAGGTCCCCACGGTGCGGCCAATTCGTTCTTTGATTGGTTGCCCTACAGCCTGGTGAAAGGGGAGGTGCTGACCGCCGAAGTCGACACGTACCCAGTGACCAACATTATCAATCAAGGGGTGTTTGTGCTGCCGTTATCGGCCGAATCGGGACGCTACCGACTCCGGATTGGGGCTACCTACGCCTGGGATAACCTCGACTGGCAAACAACCGAGGCAGGCCGCTCGTTTTTAGAAACGAAAGCGCGTCAGTTACTGACAATCCCGTTTCGGGTGGTCGATCAGCAGGCGGGCATCCGGCCTTCAACCAAAGACCGACGGCCGTTTGTGGGCTGGCATCCGACATACCCGGCCGTGGGAATTTTTGGGGGTATGGGTACCAAAGGGGTGTCGCTGGCGCCCTATCTGGCCCATAACCTGGCCAACCACCTGACCGTGGGCGAAGAAATTGAGCCGGCCGTACAGATTACTCGTTTTCAAGCGTTATAA
- the cmk gene encoding (d)CMP kinase, whose product MSKIIIAIDGYSSCGKSTTAKAVAARMGYAYIDTGAMYRAVSLYFHQNHITYSNPKEVAAALEKLHVSFNFNEKTGRNETCLNGLNVEEEIRKMYISNMVSEVSTIVEVRRAMVAQQQRMGRKRGVVMDGRDIGTKVFPDAEVKVFMTADTFIRAKRRQVELLEKGELVNLDDIVRNLEKRDHIDSTRAESPLSQAADAVLLDTSFMMIDEQVEWVIELADRRIAELHRKGHFAANKTAARQA is encoded by the coding sequence ATGTCGAAGATCATCATTGCCATAGACGGGTATTCGAGTTGCGGAAAAAGCACAACCGCCAAAGCCGTAGCTGCCCGGATGGGCTACGCCTACATCGACACCGGAGCCATGTACCGGGCCGTCAGCTTGTATTTTCACCAGAATCACATCACCTACTCCAACCCGAAGGAGGTGGCGGCCGCCCTCGAAAAACTGCACGTATCGTTTAATTTCAACGAAAAAACGGGCCGAAATGAAACCTGTCTCAACGGACTGAACGTGGAGGAAGAAATTCGGAAAATGTACATTTCCAATATGGTGAGCGAAGTGAGCACCATTGTGGAAGTACGCCGGGCGATGGTGGCACAGCAGCAACGCATGGGCCGCAAACGCGGCGTGGTGATGGATGGCCGCGACATCGGTACGAAGGTATTCCCCGACGCCGAAGTGAAGGTGTTCATGACCGCCGATACATTTATCCGGGCCAAACGGCGGCAGGTGGAACTGCTCGAAAAAGGCGAACTCGTCAACCTCGACGACATTGTGCGCAACCTGGAAAAGCGCGACCATATCGACAGCACCCGCGCCGAAAGCCCGCTTTCGCAGGCTGCCGACGCCGTCTTGCTCGACACCTCGTTTATGATGATCGACGAGCAGGTGGAATGGGTGATCGAACTGGCTGACCGGCGCATTGCCGAACTCCATCGTAAAGGGCATTTCGCTGCCAACAAGACAGCCGCACGCCAGGCATGA
- a CDS encoding GNAT family N-acetyltransferase encodes MTYFQLDTCLLRPWREGDEEALSRHASNRNIWNWVRDFFPYPYTVRDATSWVRSNKTLQLPNNLAIEIDGEAVGNVGYTVRDDLYRYNAEIGYWLSEAYWGRGIISEVLPVMVEYIFRNSQVNRIYACVLDGNLGSMRVLERAHFRHEAVLLQGAIKNNKYLDEHIYAILREEFDAQQKQRG; translated from the coding sequence TTGACTTACTTTCAATTAGATACTTGTCTGCTTCGTCCCTGGCGCGAAGGCGATGAGGAGGCTCTCTCGCGCCACGCCAGCAATCGTAACATCTGGAATTGGGTGCGCGACTTTTTCCCGTACCCGTACACCGTGCGCGATGCCACCTCGTGGGTACGTTCCAACAAGACCCTGCAACTCCCCAACAACCTGGCCATCGAAATTGACGGTGAGGCCGTGGGCAACGTGGGTTACACCGTCCGCGACGATCTGTACCGCTACAATGCCGAGATCGGCTACTGGCTGTCGGAGGCCTACTGGGGGCGCGGCATCATCTCTGAGGTGCTGCCCGTGATGGTGGAATATATCTTCCGCAATTCGCAGGTCAATCGCATTTATGCCTGTGTGCTGGACGGCAACCTCGGGTCGATGCGAGTGCTGGAACGGGCGCATTTCCGGCACGAAGCCGTGTTGCTGCAAGGGGCCATCAAAAATAACAAATACCTCGACGAACACATCTACGCCATTCTGCGGGAAGAATTCGACGCTCAGCAAAAGCAGCGTGGTTGA
- a CDS encoding LutC/YkgG family protein yields the protein MSKSAILDRIRQHRFDGPELPNVPTFTDGLPDALTRFQDVLAFVGGRSTVLEPTQTVEGVIRAAYADQERVAASVPLAGIATVPIGEETPVAELDRVDLAVLEGVFGVAENGAVWVPETNMLHRALPFITQHLVLLLDRSALVQTMHEAYARIDRAGLSYGVFIAGPSKTADIEQSLVIGAHGARSLTVIFR from the coding sequence GTGTCAAAATCAGCCATTCTCGACCGCATCCGGCAGCACCGCTTCGACGGCCCCGAGCTGCCTAACGTACCCACGTTCACTGATGGCCTCCCCGACGCCCTCACGCGCTTCCAGGACGTGCTGGCTTTTGTGGGAGGGCGCTCTACGGTGCTCGAGCCTACGCAGACCGTCGAGGGCGTGATCCGAGCAGCCTACGCGGATCAGGAGCGCGTAGCGGCATCGGTGCCGTTGGCGGGTATCGCTACCGTACCGATCGGGGAGGAGACGCCCGTGGCCGAGCTAGACCGCGTTGATCTGGCGGTGCTGGAAGGCGTGTTTGGCGTGGCTGAAAACGGGGCTGTTTGGGTGCCCGAAACCAACATGCTGCACCGGGCGCTGCCTTTCATCACGCAACACCTGGTGCTGCTGCTCGACCGATCGGCGTTGGTACAGACCATGCACGAGGCCTACGCCCGTATCGACCGGGCCGGGTTGAGCTACGGGGTGTTCATTGCGGGGCCCTCCAAAACGGCCGATATTGAGCAGTCGCTCGTGATCGGCGCCCACGGTGCGCGAAGCCTGACGGTAATTTTCCGATAA
- a CDS encoding lactate utilization protein B: MSHPKAAEKFTADVDRTTWHDGALWFVRQKRDRATYAIPEWEQLRDMASQIKMHTLSRLDTYLEQFEQQAQANGIVVHWAADAAEHNQIVLDILHRHKATRIVKSKSMLTEECHLNPFLEQNGIDVVDTDLGERIIQFEHVPPSHIVMPAIHLKKEDVGDIFHRHLGTPAGASDPQFLAETARQHLRGKFVEAQVGLSGVNFAIAETGGFVVCTNEGNADLGVTLAPVHIASMGIEKIIPRLSDLGVFIRLLARSATGQPSTVYTSHFHKPRPGQELHLVLVDNGRTTQLSRPDFRASLKCIRCGACMNTCPVYRRSGGHSYDFTIPGPIGAILSPNIDVRKHASLPFASTLCGSCSDVCPVKIDIHVQLYKWRQIIGQQGAMPAGKRLGMRGLAQVLARPKLYARLGKVARRMLSITPHALTHNGSLNPWAIARELPAPPKQSFREWMETQKTN, translated from the coding sequence ATGAGCCACCCAAAAGCCGCCGAGAAGTTCACCGCCGACGTTGATCGCACCACCTGGCACGACGGAGCGCTGTGGTTTGTACGGCAGAAACGCGACCGCGCCACCTACGCCATTCCGGAGTGGGAGCAACTGCGCGATATGGCCTCGCAGATCAAGATGCACACCCTGAGCCGGCTCGATACGTACCTGGAGCAGTTTGAGCAGCAGGCGCAGGCCAACGGCATTGTGGTGCACTGGGCCGCCGATGCCGCCGAGCACAACCAGATCGTGCTTGATATCCTGCACCGGCACAAGGCCACGCGCATCGTAAAAAGCAAGTCGATGTTGACCGAAGAGTGCCACCTCAACCCGTTTCTGGAGCAAAACGGCATCGACGTGGTCGACACGGATCTGGGTGAGCGCATCATTCAGTTTGAACACGTACCGCCCAGCCACATTGTGATGCCCGCCATCCACCTTAAAAAAGAGGATGTAGGCGACATCTTCCACCGCCACCTAGGTACGCCCGCCGGGGCTTCCGACCCGCAGTTTCTGGCCGAAACCGCCCGGCAACACCTGCGAGGTAAGTTTGTGGAGGCTCAAGTGGGCCTGTCGGGTGTCAATTTTGCCATTGCCGAAACGGGTGGTTTTGTGGTGTGTACCAACGAAGGCAACGCCGATCTGGGCGTCACGCTGGCTCCGGTGCACATCGCGAGCATGGGCATCGAAAAGATCATCCCCCGCCTCAGCGACCTTGGCGTATTTATCAGACTGCTGGCGCGCTCGGCCACGGGGCAACCCAGCACGGTCTACACCAGCCATTTTCACAAGCCCCGCCCTGGTCAGGAACTGCACCTAGTGCTGGTCGACAACGGCCGTACCACGCAACTGAGCCGCCCCGATTTCCGGGCGTCGCTGAAGTGCATCCGCTGCGGGGCCTGCATGAACACCTGCCCGGTCTACCGGCGCAGCGGTGGACACAGCTACGATTTCACCATTCCCGGCCCCATCGGCGCTATTCTGTCGCCTAATATCGACGTGCGCAAACACGCGTCGCTGCCCTTTGCCAGCACCCTCTGCGGCTCCTGCTCCGACGTGTGCCCTGTCAAAATCGACATTCACGTTCAGCTGTATAAATGGCGGCAGATCATCGGGCAGCAGGGGGCCATGCCCGCGGGCAAACGCCTCGGTATGCGTGGTCTGGCGCAGGTGCTGGCTCGGCCTAAGCTCTACGCCCGGCTGGGTAAAGTCGCCCGCCGGATGCTGTCGATTACGCCCCACGCCCTCACGCACAACGGCTCGCTCAACCCCTGGGCCATTGCCCGCGAGTTGCCCGCCCCGCCCAAGCAGAGCTTTCGGGAGTGGATGGAAACCCAGAAAACCAACTAG
- a CDS encoding (Fe-S)-binding protein, with protein MNVGLFIPCYVDQFYPQVGIASLQLLQKLGVSVTYPAQQTCCGQPMANAGCERDSVGVYDHFVNTFADFDYVVAPSASCVYHVRKHFDIIDQTPAVQHVRERTYDLVQFITEVLKVEQIEAHFPHRVGLHLSCHGQRGLRMATDSELTPVRDGQMRRLLTGVDGLELVDLDRYDECCGFGGLFCVSEAAVSARMGQDRVADHVRNGAEVITGGDVSCLMHLEGIVRRKNLPIRVLHIAEILNG; from the coding sequence ATGAACGTCGGTCTTTTCATTCCCTGCTACGTCGATCAGTTTTATCCACAAGTGGGTATTGCCTCGTTGCAGCTGCTTCAGAAACTGGGCGTGTCGGTAACGTACCCGGCCCAGCAAACCTGCTGTGGACAGCCAATGGCCAATGCGGGCTGCGAGCGCGACTCGGTGGGGGTTTACGACCATTTCGTGAACACCTTCGCCGACTTCGACTACGTCGTGGCCCCGTCGGCTAGTTGTGTTTATCACGTCCGCAAGCATTTCGACATTATCGACCAGACCCCCGCGGTTCAGCACGTGCGCGAACGCACCTACGACCTCGTGCAGTTTATTACCGAGGTGCTGAAGGTCGAGCAGATCGAGGCTCATTTTCCGCACCGGGTCGGGCTGCACCTGAGTTGCCACGGTCAGCGCGGCCTCCGCATGGCTACCGATTCGGAACTAACGCCTGTTCGGGATGGGCAGATGCGCCGCCTGCTGACCGGCGTGGATGGCCTCGAACTGGTGGACCTCGACCGCTACGACGAATGTTGTGGCTTTGGTGGCCTCTTCTGTGTATCGGAAGCGGCGGTGTCGGCCCGGATGGGGCAGGACCGCGTGGCCGACCACGTCCGCAACGGGGCCGAGGTCATCACGGGTGGCGATGTCTCGTGCCTGATGCACCTAGAAGGTATCGTGCGGCGGAAAAACCTACCCATTCGCGTGCTACACATCGCCGAGATTCTGAACGGGTAA
- a CDS encoding L-rhamnose mutarotase encodes MRHCLALDLKNDPDLIAEYERYHEAVWPDILQSLRDAGIVDMEIYRVENRLFLIIEGDETFSLERKGQMDAANPRVQEWEKLMWGYQDALPTAAPGQKWVPAKLVFKL; translated from the coding sequence ATGCGCCACTGTCTTGCTCTTGACCTGAAAAACGACCCGGATCTGATTGCCGAATACGAACGCTATCACGAAGCCGTCTGGCCCGATATCCTGCAAAGCCTGCGCGACGCGGGTATCGTTGATATGGAGATTTACCGCGTCGAAAACCGGTTGTTTCTGATTATCGAAGGCGACGAAACCTTTTCGCTCGAACGGAAAGGACAGATGGATGCCGCCAACCCACGTGTGCAGGAGTGGGAAAAGCTCATGTGGGGCTATCAGGACGCCCTGCCTACCGCCGCCCCTGGCCAGAAGTGGGTGCCTGCCAAACTGGTGTTCAAGCTCTAA
- the fucP gene encoding L-fucose:H+ symporter permease has translation MTSPTPASATAAPAQRYTMAFALVTSLFFLWAFVHNLEPILIPHLKKACQLTDLQSAMIDSSVYLAYFLMAIPAGMVMKRFGYKQGILVGLSLYALGALLFWPAASTRLYALFLGALFIIASGCAFLETAANPYVTLLGPPESATTRLNLSQSFNGLGAFLAPLLGGKLILSGIEHSPDELAAMSPAALDAYLQFEANSVKMPYLVIAIVVLLVLALVALTKLPDVRSAVGERVSSLRTALQHPQLTGGIIAQFFYVGAQVCVTSFFIRFAKFTSNVPERQAAEWLSYALLGFLIGRFVGTFLTRYVPAGRLLAIYSLISLLLLAVAVTAKSDLAVWAVFAVPFFESIMFPTIFALGINRLTDDRELGASLLVMAIAGGAFFPLLMGWISDQSNIQVAYSVPMLCFLVVAWYGWRGHKTSVEG, from the coding sequence ATGACCTCCCCAACTCCTGCCTCAGCAACGGCGGCACCGGCCCAGCGCTACACAATGGCGTTTGCGCTTGTAACCAGCCTGTTTTTCCTGTGGGCGTTTGTGCACAATCTGGAGCCCATCCTGATTCCGCACCTCAAAAAAGCCTGTCAGCTCACCGATCTGCAATCGGCCATGATCGATTCGTCGGTGTATCTGGCCTATTTCCTGATGGCCATTCCGGCGGGGATGGTCATGAAACGGTTTGGCTACAAACAGGGAATTCTGGTAGGCCTCAGCCTGTATGCGCTAGGTGCCCTGCTGTTCTGGCCGGCCGCCAGTACCCGCCTGTATGCCCTGTTTCTGGGCGCGCTGTTCATTATCGCGTCGGGCTGCGCGTTTCTGGAAACGGCGGCTAACCCCTACGTCACGTTGCTCGGCCCCCCGGAGTCGGCCACTACCCGGCTTAACCTTAGCCAGTCATTCAATGGGCTGGGTGCCTTCCTGGCTCCGTTACTGGGTGGCAAGCTGATTCTGAGCGGTATCGAGCACTCGCCCGACGAACTAGCCGCCATGTCGCCTGCTGCGCTGGATGCCTACCTGCAATTCGAGGCCAATTCGGTCAAGATGCCGTATCTCGTTATCGCGATCGTGGTGCTGCTGGTGCTGGCACTGGTTGCCCTCACCAAACTGCCCGACGTGCGCTCGGCGGTCGGGGAGCGGGTGTCGTCGCTACGGACAGCCCTGCAACATCCGCAACTGACAGGGGGCATTATCGCCCAGTTTTTCTACGTCGGCGCGCAGGTCTGCGTGACCAGTTTCTTTATTCGGTTTGCCAAATTCACCAGCAACGTACCTGAGCGGCAGGCAGCGGAGTGGCTCAGCTACGCGCTGCTGGGTTTCCTGATTGGCCGGTTCGTGGGTACGTTCCTGACGCGCTACGTACCCGCCGGTCGACTGCTGGCCATCTATTCGCTTATCAGTTTACTACTGCTGGCGGTAGCCGTCACGGCTAAATCCGACCTGGCTGTCTGGGCCGTTTTTGCCGTGCCCTTCTTCGAGTCGATCATGTTCCCGACCATCTTCGCGCTGGGCATCAATCGCCTTACCGACGACCGCGAACTGGGCGCCTCACTGCTGGTGATGGCTATTGCCGGTGGTGCTTTCTTCCCCCTGCTGATGGGCTGGATCTCCGACCAAAGCAACATTCAGGTCGCCTATTCCGTGCCGATGCTCTGCTTCCTCGTCGTCGCCTGGTACGGCTGGCGAGGGCACAAAACGAGTGTAGAAGGATAA
- a CDS encoding SDR family oxidoreductase, translating into MNLNLQDKVIIVTGGAKGIGEGISRVLAAEGAVVVIVGRAEADNQAAVAQIEEAGGRAVGIVAELTQPDDCRRAVADTLAQFGRIDGLVNNAGVNDGVSLENGDYESFIASLHKNLVHYYLMAHHALPALKASKGSIVNIGSKVAETGQGNTSAYAAANGGRNALTREWAVELLPYSIRVNCLVVAESWTPLYAKWIKTLPNPDETLAKITAKIPLEHRMTTTEEIANMVAFLLSDRSSHTTGQLIHVDGGYTHLDRAIS; encoded by the coding sequence ATGAATCTGAACCTACAGGATAAAGTCATCATTGTAACGGGCGGTGCCAAAGGCATTGGCGAAGGCATCAGCCGGGTTTTGGCCGCCGAAGGGGCCGTTGTCGTCATCGTGGGCCGGGCCGAAGCCGACAACCAGGCAGCCGTGGCGCAGATCGAAGAAGCGGGCGGCCGGGCCGTGGGCATCGTGGCCGAACTGACGCAACCCGACGACTGCCGCCGGGCCGTGGCCGACACCCTGGCGCAGTTTGGGCGCATCGACGGGCTGGTCAATAATGCTGGCGTCAATGACGGAGTAAGTCTGGAAAATGGTGATTACGAGTCGTTTATCGCGTCGTTGCACAAGAATCTGGTGCATTATTACCTGATGGCCCACCACGCTCTGCCCGCCTTGAAAGCCAGCAAAGGCAGCATCGTAAACATCGGCTCGAAGGTGGCCGAAACGGGGCAGGGTAACACCTCAGCCTACGCAGCGGCCAACGGCGGGCGTAATGCCCTGACCCGCGAATGGGCCGTCGAACTGCTGCCCTACAGCATCCGGGTCAACTGCCTGGTGGTGGCCGAGTCGTGGACGCCGCTGTATGCCAAATGGATCAAAACGCTGCCAAACCCAGACGAAACGCTGGCGAAGATTACGGCCAAAATCCCGCTCGAACACCGCATGACCACCACCGAAGAAATTGCCAACATGGTGGCGTTTCTGCTTTCTGACCGCTCGAGCCACACTACCGGTCAGCTCATTCACGTCGATGGGGGCTATACCCACCTGGACCGCGCTATTTCTTAA
- a CDS encoding amidohydrolase family protein: MMIDAHQHFWLYNPERDSWITDEMATIRRDFLPADLEPVLRANGIDGCVAVQASQSDDETLFLLGLAQAYEIVRGVVGWVDLLADNLYDKLESYSQFEEIKGFRHVAQAEPDDFLMRPEVIKGIKQLAAFDFTYDILIYPTQLKAALHLVRAAPDVTFVIDHLAKPYIKTKEINRWSNWMAEIAKQPNVSCKVSGMVTEADWHNWSKADFFPYLDVVFDHFGPDRLLFGSDWPVCLTAADYTQVKTIVEDYVQPWGDEVRAKVFGQNATAFYRL; the protein is encoded by the coding sequence TTGATGATCGACGCACACCAACATTTCTGGCTCTACAATCCTGAGCGCGACAGCTGGATTACCGACGAAATGGCGACCATCCGCCGCGATTTTCTGCCGGCCGATCTGGAGCCCGTACTCCGGGCCAATGGCATCGACGGCTGCGTAGCCGTGCAGGCCAGCCAATCCGACGACGAAACGCTCTTTCTGCTCGGGCTGGCGCAGGCCTACGAGATCGTTCGGGGCGTGGTAGGCTGGGTCGATTTGCTGGCCGACAATCTCTACGACAAACTGGAAAGCTATTCGCAGTTTGAAGAGATCAAGGGATTCCGGCACGTAGCCCAGGCCGAGCCCGACGATTTTTTGATGCGGCCCGAGGTAATCAAAGGCATCAAACAACTGGCGGCGTTCGACTTTACCTACGACATCCTGATCTACCCGACGCAGCTGAAAGCGGCGCTGCACTTGGTGCGGGCCGCACCCGACGTGACGTTCGTGATCGACCATCTGGCCAAACCCTACATCAAAACCAAGGAGATAAACCGCTGGTCGAACTGGATGGCCGAAATCGCTAAACAACCCAACGTGTCGTGCAAAGTGTCGGGCATGGTCACCGAGGCCGACTGGCACAACTGGAGTAAGGCCGATTTTTTCCCCTATCTCGACGTGGTGTTCGACCATTTCGGACCCGACCGGCTGCTGTTTGGCTCCGATTGGCCTGTGTGCCTCACCGCCGCCGACTACACCCAGGTGAAAACCATCGTCGAAGACTATGTGCAGCCCTGGGGCGACGAGGTCCGGGCAAAGGTATTTGGCCAGAATGCCACGGCGTTTTATAGATTATAA
- a CDS encoding fumarylacetoacetate hydrolase family protein, which yields MKLFRFGPDGHEHPAVELPDGRRLNVTHFGGDYDETFFATDGPARLAHWLESHADQCPNVPDEVRYGPCVKRPSKIVCVGLNYAKHAAETGATPPTEPILFFKSTTSLCGPNDDVVIPKHSVKTDWEVELAVVIGKRASYVELDDALDYVAGYAVINDYSERAFQLERGGQWDKGKGCDTFAPLGPYLVTKDDVPNPNSLNLWLSLNNERLQDSNTDDMIFDVPTLVSYISQFMTLLPGDVISTGTPSGVGLGLKPPRYLVPGDVVTLGIEGLGHQQQTAVAYN from the coding sequence ATGAAGCTATTTCGTTTTGGCCCCGATGGCCACGAACATCCCGCCGTTGAATTGCCCGATGGGCGCCGCCTGAATGTGACGCACTTTGGTGGCGATTATGATGAGACGTTCTTTGCCACTGATGGCCCCGCCCGGCTGGCCCACTGGCTGGAAAGCCACGCCGATCAGTGCCCCAACGTACCCGACGAGGTGCGCTACGGGCCGTGCGTAAAACGCCCCTCGAAGATTGTCTGCGTTGGGCTGAACTACGCCAAGCACGCGGCCGAAACGGGCGCCACGCCACCCACAGAACCCATTCTGTTCTTCAAATCGACCACGTCGCTTTGCGGACCCAACGACGACGTAGTGATTCCGAAGCATTCGGTCAAGACCGATTGGGAGGTTGAACTGGCCGTTGTCATTGGCAAGCGGGCGAGTTATGTTGAACTCGACGATGCGCTGGACTACGTTGCCGGTTACGCCGTTATCAACGACTACAGCGAACGGGCCTTTCAACTGGAACGCGGTGGGCAATGGGACAAAGGCAAAGGCTGCGACACTTTTGCGCCGCTGGGGCCCTATCTAGTGACGAAAGACGACGTACCCAACCCCAATAGCCTGAACCTCTGGCTCAGCCTGAACAACGAGCGGTTGCAGGATTCCAACACCGACGACATGATTTTCGACGTACCCACGCTAGTGAGCTACATCAGTCAGTTTATGACGCTGCTCCCCGGCGACGTTATCTCGACGGGAACACCCTCCGGCGTTGGGCTCGGCCTGAAACCCCCACGGTATCTGGTGCCCGGCGACGTGGTTACGCTTGGTATCGAAGGCCTGGGTCATCAACAGCAAACAGCAGTGGCCTATAACTAA